A genomic region of Streptomyces rimosus contains the following coding sequences:
- a CDS encoding class II 3-deoxy-7-phosphoheptulonate synthase, whose amino-acid sequence MDVSAPKSRTAPAIPPAPGQQPQWPDEAARDAVVAELRAAAPLVFAEECDRLRDRLAAVARGEAFLLQGGDCAETFRQTSAESVGATLRTLLQMAVVLTYAASVPVVKVGRMAGQYAKPRSAPAETRDGVTLPVYRGDAVNGPEFDAAARRPDPRRMRRVYDASTTTLNLVRALTQGGFADLHQVHAWNRGFVTDSPAGRRYEELADEIERSLLFMHACGVAPGEVHAAEFFVSHEGLLLDYENALVRTDDRTGTPYASSGHLIWVGERTRHPDGAHLDFLRRIRNPVAVKIGPDAHPDELLRYVDRLDPDREPGRLTFVVRMGAERVRDRLPRLVEKAVADGARVAWVCDPMHGNTFVTPTGHKTRRFDVILDEVQGFFEVHRALGTHAGGLHVELTGSDVTECVGGGSTVDMADLPLRYESACDPRLNHGQSIDLAFRAAEMLRG is encoded by the coding sequence ATGGACGTATCCGCACCGAAGAGCCGTACCGCACCGGCGATCCCGCCGGCGCCGGGGCAGCAGCCGCAGTGGCCCGATGAGGCGGCCCGGGACGCGGTGGTCGCCGAACTGCGCGCCGCCGCGCCGCTGGTGTTCGCCGAGGAGTGCGACCGGCTGCGGGACCGGCTGGCGGCGGTGGCCCGCGGCGAGGCGTTCCTGCTCCAGGGCGGGGACTGCGCGGAGACCTTCCGGCAGACCTCCGCCGAATCGGTCGGCGCGACGCTGCGCACCCTGCTCCAGATGGCCGTGGTGCTCACGTACGCGGCGTCCGTGCCGGTGGTCAAGGTCGGCCGGATGGCCGGGCAGTACGCCAAGCCGCGCTCGGCGCCGGCCGAGACCCGTGACGGCGTCACCCTGCCCGTCTACCGGGGCGACGCGGTCAACGGGCCGGAGTTCGACGCGGCGGCCCGGCGGCCCGACCCGCGCCGGATGCGGCGGGTGTACGACGCCTCCACGACCACGCTCAACCTCGTACGGGCCCTGACCCAGGGCGGTTTCGCGGACCTGCACCAGGTGCACGCCTGGAACCGGGGCTTCGTCACCGACTCCCCCGCCGGCCGGCGCTACGAGGAACTGGCCGACGAGATCGAGCGGTCGCTGCTGTTCATGCACGCGTGCGGGGTGGCCCCCGGCGAGGTGCACGCCGCCGAGTTCTTCGTCAGCCACGAGGGGCTGCTGCTGGACTACGAGAACGCGCTGGTGCGCACCGACGACCGGACCGGGACCCCGTACGCCTCCAGCGGGCACCTGATCTGGGTGGGCGAGCGCACCCGGCACCCGGACGGCGCGCACCTGGACTTCCTCCGCCGGATCCGCAACCCGGTCGCGGTGAAGATCGGCCCGGACGCGCACCCGGACGAACTGCTGCGCTACGTGGACCGGCTGGACCCGGACCGGGAGCCGGGCCGGCTGACGTTCGTGGTGCGGATGGGCGCGGAGCGGGTGCGCGACCGGCTGCCGCGGCTGGTGGAGAAGGCGGTGGCGGACGGCGCCCGGGTGGCGTGGGTGTGCGACCCGATGCACGGCAACACCTTCGTGACCCCGACCGGCCACAAGACCCGGCGCTTCGACGTGATCCTGGACGAGGTGCAGGGCTTCTTCGAGGTGCACCGGGCGCTGGGCACCCACGCCGGCGGCCTGCACGTGGAGCTGACCGGCAGCGATGTGACCGAGTGCGTGGGCGGCGGCAGCACGGTGGACATGGCGGACCTGCCGCTGCGCTACGAGAGCGCCTGCGACCCCCGGCTCAACCACGGCCAGTCCATCGACCTGGCCTTCCGGGCCGCGGAGATGCTGCGCGGCTGA
- a CDS encoding beta-ketoacyl-[acyl-carrier-protein] synthase family protein has product MSRVPEGPAPLAVRAAGWQFPETVRDTARLPELSDLTPAERGVLAGLGIEHIRADDEPDAAALATGAAKRALATAGLTVAEVRALVVVESRAPQTLLSSEATRIQELLGARDAVTFSVGGLGCVSIAPALLTARGLLAADPDLGHVLVAHGSTPATPGRYRHPVTVNGDGGGALLLSRTGPVRLLDSVQETDGRYWNLFEVAFRDVPSAQWRERCQEPAVYSFQLAVQTRNRLTTLLDKLLARHGMTRTDVAGYLTQNLSVGSFGFTEESLGITVLPACRDNLREYGHLGPNDVFFNLYTALERKELGEGDRAVLINVSPVAAWSVLLVEIGAEPVR; this is encoded by the coding sequence GTGTCACGCGTTCCTGAAGGCCCGGCTCCGCTGGCCGTACGGGCCGCGGGCTGGCAGTTCCCGGAGACCGTACGGGACACCGCCCGGTTACCGGAGTTATCGGACCTGACACCGGCCGAGCGCGGCGTCCTCGCGGGGCTGGGCATCGAGCACATCCGGGCGGACGACGAACCGGACGCGGCCGCTCTGGCCACCGGCGCCGCGAAGCGCGCGCTGGCGACAGCGGGGCTGACCGTGGCGGAAGTCCGGGCCCTGGTCGTCGTCGAGTCCCGCGCCCCGCAGACCTTGCTCAGCTCCGAGGCGACCCGCATACAGGAACTGCTCGGCGCCCGGGACGCGGTGACCTTCTCGGTGGGCGGACTGGGCTGCGTCTCCATCGCCCCCGCCCTGCTCACCGCCCGTGGCCTGCTCGCCGCCGACCCGGACCTCGGCCACGTACTGGTCGCGCACGGCAGCACCCCCGCGACGCCGGGCCGCTACCGCCACCCGGTGACCGTCAACGGGGACGGCGGCGGCGCGCTGCTGCTCTCCCGGACCGGCCCGGTGCGGTTGCTGGACTCCGTCCAGGAGACCGACGGCCGCTACTGGAATCTCTTCGAGGTCGCCTTCCGCGACGTGCCCAGCGCGCAGTGGCGGGAGCGCTGCCAGGAGCCCGCCGTCTATTCCTTCCAGCTGGCGGTGCAGACCCGCAACCGGCTGACGACGCTGCTGGACAAGCTCCTCGCCCGGCACGGCATGACCCGTACGGACGTCGCCGGTTATCTCACGCAGAACCTCTCCGTCGGCAGCTTCGGATTCACCGAGGAATCCCTCGGCATCACCGTGCTGCCGGCCTGCCGCGACAACCTCCGGGAGTACGGGCACCTGGGCCCGAACGACGTGTTCTTCAACCTGTACACGGCGCTGGAACGCAAGGAACTGGGCGAGGGGGACCGCGCGGTGCTGATCAACGTGAGTCCGGTGGCCGCGTGGAGCGTGCTGCTGGTGGAAATAGGGGCGGAGCCGGTGCGGTGA
- a CDS encoding non-ribosomal peptide synthetase, with amino-acid sequence MKPGTGERRAAVDVLELFEQQVRTAPERTALAIGGHTFTYGQLHSASDELARRIADGGGVGPGSGQVVALHLRQSARTVVGMLAALRLGLAWYVVEPGPHATGPAAERLRAALADTDCAAVVFDGTDPATAPEAVAAAAPRTRRIDLSGPDGTAVSRATAAGSAPRARVPGSAPAYVIGTAGSTGAPKAVVVGRDALAQLMAVRPEEPGVTTFSPCRLAWDGSLLLLFHALCTGGTAVLPDARELPDAARSAALVTTWQARQIAAPPSFYRLLLPHLAGADRHLRRVILGGEPVPATLVDAHRRTLPGTRLRNEYGPTEATVGVIAYDVPDTPESPDADSGLPIGRPIGPATRAYVLGRDLRPVPEGTLGELYLGGPQVALGYAGRPAETAGRFVADPYAGAPGARMYRTGDLARTAASGVISFAGREDGQVKVRGARIERHAVEAVVESHPGVGRACVLAVPDERMDMTLVAFWTAGPGAEGPAVRELLAHCASRLAAHAVPERFVKVADVPLTPQGKTDEDALRALLTEAEPCGSDGGAANGFGTELERQVAALWADVLRHDGFGPDDGFFAAGGNSRRVVELHMGLERRWPGAVRVGQLFDLVTVRDQAEAVGRALAGSDGPAGAPAAFEV; translated from the coding sequence GTGAAGCCGGGCACGGGGGAAAGGCGCGCCGCGGTGGACGTGCTGGAGCTGTTCGAGCAGCAGGTACGTACGGCGCCGGAGCGCACCGCACTGGCCATCGGCGGACACACTTTCACGTACGGACAACTGCACTCGGCGTCCGACGAGTTGGCACGGCGCATAGCTGACGGCGGGGGCGTCGGGCCGGGCTCCGGCCAGGTCGTGGCGCTGCATCTGCGGCAGAGCGCCCGGACGGTCGTCGGCATGCTGGCGGCCCTGCGCCTGGGGCTGGCCTGGTACGTGGTCGAGCCGGGCCCGCACGCCACAGGACCGGCCGCCGAACGGCTCCGCGCGGCACTCGCCGACACCGACTGCGCGGCCGTCGTCTTCGACGGCACCGACCCCGCGACCGCCCCGGAAGCGGTGGCCGCGGCGGCACCCCGTACGCGCCGGATCGACCTGTCCGGACCGGACGGGACGGCGGTGTCCCGGGCGACGGCCGCCGGGAGCGCGCCCCGGGCGCGGGTGCCGGGCAGCGCACCGGCGTACGTCATCGGCACCGCCGGTTCGACCGGCGCCCCCAAGGCCGTCGTGGTCGGCCGCGACGCCCTCGCCCAGCTGATGGCCGTACGCCCCGAGGAACCGGGCGTGACCACCTTCTCGCCGTGCCGGCTGGCCTGGGACGGGTCGCTGCTGCTGCTCTTCCACGCGCTGTGCACCGGCGGTACGGCCGTGCTGCCGGACGCGCGGGAACTGCCCGACGCGGCGCGGAGCGCGGCGCTCGTCACCACCTGGCAGGCCCGGCAGATCGCCGCGCCGCCGTCCTTCTACCGGCTGCTGCTGCCGCACCTGGCCGGGGCCGACCGCCACCTGCGCAGGGTGATCCTCGGCGGCGAACCGGTCCCCGCCACGCTGGTCGACGCGCACCGCAGGACACTGCCCGGCACCCGGCTGCGGAACGAGTACGGCCCGACGGAGGCCACCGTCGGCGTCATCGCGTACGACGTACCGGACACCCCGGAGTCCCCCGACGCGGACTCCGGCCTGCCGATCGGCCGCCCCATCGGACCGGCCACCCGGGCCTACGTCCTCGGGCGCGACCTCCGGCCCGTGCCCGAGGGGACGCTGGGCGAGCTGTACCTCGGCGGCCCGCAGGTCGCCCTGGGCTACGCGGGCCGCCCGGCCGAGACCGCGGGCCGCTTCGTGGCGGACCCGTACGCCGGTGCCCCCGGCGCCCGGATGTACCGCACCGGCGACCTGGCGCGGACCGCCGCGTCGGGCGTGATCAGCTTCGCGGGGCGGGAGGACGGCCAGGTGAAGGTGCGCGGGGCGCGGATCGAACGGCACGCCGTGGAGGCCGTGGTGGAGAGCCACCCCGGGGTGGGGAGGGCCTGCGTCCTGGCCGTGCCCGACGAGCGCATGGACATGACCCTCGTGGCGTTCTGGACCGCCGGGCCCGGGGCGGAGGGGCCGGCGGTCCGCGAACTGCTGGCGCACTGCGCGTCGCGGCTGGCCGCGCACGCCGTTCCCGAGCGCTTCGTGAAGGTCGCGGACGTTCCGCTGACGCCCCAGGGCAAGACCGACGAGGACGCCCTGCGCGCGCTGCTCACGGAGGCGGAGCCCTGCGGATCGGACGGCGGCGCCGCGAACGGGTTCGGCACCGAGCTGGAACGGCAGGTCGCCGCGCTGTGGGCCGACGTACTGCGGCACGACGGCTTCGGGCCCGACGACGGCTTCTTCGCGGCGGGCGGCAACTCGCGCCGGGTCGTGGAGCTGCACATGGGCCTGGAGCGGCGGTGGCCGGGCGCGGTCCGGGTGGGGCAGCTCTTCGACCTGGTCACCGTACGGGACCAGGCGGAGGCCGTCGGCCGGGCGCTCGCCGGGAGCGACGGACCGGCCGGCGCGCCGGCGGCGTTCGAAGTGTGA